One genomic segment of Vibrio nitrifigilis includes these proteins:
- a CDS encoding bifunctional acetate--CoA ligase family protein/GNAT family N-acetyltransferase gives MNALTSLLSPQSVAVIGATPTAYRAGNVVMKNLLQNGFTGAIMPVTPKYPSVCGVLAYPSIDSLPIIPTIAIVCTHATRNVDIIRQLADKGVQYAVIVAADMHDKADSVHTIQDLCLSIARQSGMRILGPNSLGLLLPWANFSGAFSPITALPGNVAFISQSAAVCTTVLDWANEKRIGFSAFISLGNACDIDFSELLDCLSTETHTEAILLYVDTINDARRFMSAARAASRNRRILVVKSGRTKRGQMAAHRHNGSDDTLDIIYDSAIRRSGMLRVNNMHELFAAVETLTHTIPLRGERLAIVTNGGGPGIMAVDTLLERGGKLAEIEPELLVKLDSFLPTSWSYDNPIDIVGDAGSERYVESLKVLFDSQQIDAFLLMLSPSAVADAKETAQKIVQLIATDARAKRFNILTNWSGELSVRDARLCFSDAGIPTYRTPESAVGAFMHLVEYRRNQKQLMETPTSTESILSSQLVQAKQWVDRQLRERDCVELDTHQARPLLEAFGFNTLPSGIASDAIEAAHIADQIGYPVAVKLYSPDILHKSNVSGVMLNLRHHNEVASAAQSILDRTELHYPAARIQGLQIQAMAKIADSEELRIVIKPDTTFGPVILIGQGGSEWDEQSDAVAGLPPLNMTLARYMVVRALQERKIRQQKSVSSINVNALSEFLVRLSQLVIECPEIKILDMHPVFINGTNLTLIDMDLTLTRFTGDAQNRLAIRPYPTELIETWSDKKGDTVTIRPILPEDEPQHAKFINLVTKEDLYRRFFTEVGEFNHEDLANMTQIDYDREMAFVAVNGSDIIGVSRALITPENSDAEFAILVRSDLKGRGLGKKLMDKIIKYCINKQVLRVSAITMPNNQGMLTLARNYGFNIEVFFEDGIAEMTLALDKRIPEQK, from the coding sequence ATGAACGCATTAACATCACTACTTTCGCCACAATCTGTCGCGGTGATTGGTGCCACCCCTACAGCGTACCGTGCGGGTAATGTAGTGATGAAAAACTTGCTGCAAAACGGCTTTACTGGCGCCATTATGCCAGTAACGCCTAAGTACCCTTCAGTCTGTGGCGTTTTAGCTTATCCGAGCATAGATTCGTTACCGATTATTCCTACCATTGCGATTGTCTGTACTCACGCTACGCGCAATGTGGATATTATCCGACAGTTAGCGGATAAAGGCGTTCAATATGCTGTCATTGTTGCGGCAGACATGCATGATAAGGCAGATTCAGTTCATACCATTCAAGATCTGTGTTTATCGATTGCAAGACAGTCGGGAATGCGGATTTTAGGTCCGAATAGTCTCGGATTACTTCTGCCATGGGCGAATTTTAGTGGTGCATTCTCTCCTATTACCGCTTTACCAGGCAATGTTGCCTTCATTTCTCAGTCTGCTGCGGTGTGTACCACTGTACTTGATTGGGCAAATGAAAAGCGCATCGGGTTTTCAGCGTTTATCTCCTTAGGAAATGCGTGTGATATTGATTTTTCGGAGCTACTTGATTGCCTAAGTACAGAAACTCACACCGAAGCGATATTGTTGTATGTTGACACCATTAATGATGCGCGCCGCTTTATGTCCGCCGCGAGAGCCGCTTCGCGCAATCGGCGTATTTTGGTGGTGAAAAGCGGTAGAACTAAACGGGGGCAGATGGCTGCCCATCGCCATAACGGCAGTGATGATACATTGGATATCATTTATGATTCTGCGATAAGGCGTAGCGGTATGCTGCGTGTTAATAACATGCATGAGTTGTTTGCTGCTGTCGAAACGTTAACTCACACCATTCCCCTGCGTGGCGAACGTTTAGCCATCGTCACTAATGGCGGCGGTCCTGGAATTATGGCGGTTGATACCCTACTAGAACGAGGAGGCAAATTAGCTGAGATAGAACCAGAATTATTGGTAAAGCTAGACTCCTTTCTTCCAACGAGTTGGTCATACGACAACCCCATCGATATCGTAGGTGATGCGGGCAGTGAACGTTATGTCGAATCATTAAAAGTCCTGTTTGATAGCCAGCAAATAGATGCGTTTCTGCTTATGTTGAGCCCTTCTGCTGTTGCAGATGCCAAAGAAACCGCGCAAAAGATCGTACAATTGATAGCCACAGACGCTAGAGCTAAGCGGTTCAATATTTTGACCAATTGGTCGGGCGAGCTGTCTGTGCGAGATGCGCGCTTATGCTTTAGCGATGCGGGGATCCCCACTTATCGTACTCCGGAAAGTGCGGTAGGTGCTTTCATGCATTTGGTCGAGTATCGGAGAAACCAAAAGCAATTAATGGAAACACCAACTTCGACAGAGTCGATACTCTCATCACAATTAGTCCAAGCAAAGCAATGGGTTGATCGACAATTACGGGAGCGAGATTGTGTGGAGCTAGACACTCACCAAGCTCGGCCACTTTTGGAAGCTTTTGGTTTTAATACCTTACCCAGTGGCATCGCTTCTGATGCTATTGAAGCGGCCCATATTGCGGACCAGATAGGTTACCCTGTCGCGGTCAAACTTTATTCGCCTGATATTTTACACAAATCAAATGTATCGGGAGTGATGCTTAATTTACGTCACCACAATGAAGTAGCCAGTGCCGCGCAATCGATCTTGGATAGAACTGAATTACATTATCCCGCTGCACGAATTCAAGGTTTGCAAATTCAGGCGATGGCAAAAATAGCGGACTCTGAAGAGCTACGAATTGTGATTAAGCCAGATACCACATTTGGCCCTGTCATTTTAATCGGTCAAGGCGGTTCTGAATGGGATGAGCAAAGCGATGCTGTTGCAGGTTTACCACCGCTTAATATGACGTTAGCTCGCTATATGGTTGTTCGCGCATTGCAAGAAAGAAAGATACGTCAGCAGAAATCAGTATCTAGTATTAATGTAAATGCCCTATCGGAGTTTTTGGTTCGATTGTCACAACTGGTGATTGAATGCCCGGAAATAAAAATACTGGATATGCATCCAGTATTTATTAATGGAACGAATTTAACGCTCATTGATATGGACTTAACACTCACCCGTTTTACTGGTGATGCACAAAATCGGCTTGCAATACGCCCTTATCCAACGGAGTTAATCGAAACCTGGAGTGACAAGAAAGGTGACACCGTCACTATAAGACCTATACTGCCAGAGGATGAACCTCAACACGCAAAGTTTATTAATTTAGTCACCAAAGAGGACTTATATAGACGCTTTTTTACCGAAGTTGGCGAATTTAACCATGAAGATTTAGCCAATATGACCCAGATAGATTATGACCGTGAAATGGCTTTTGTTGCAGTAAATGGTTCTGATATTATCGGGGTATCCAGAGCGTTGATCACGCCTGAGAATAGTGATGCGGAATTTGCTATCTTGGTTCGCTCCGATCTAAAAGGACGTGGCCTTGGCAAGAAGCTGATGGACAAGATTATAAAATACTGTATAAATAAACAGGTCCTGAGGGTTTCTGCGATTACTATGCCTAATAACCAGGGCATGCTGACTTTGGCCCGAAACTACGGGTTTAATATTGAAGTGTTCTTTGAGGATGGTATAGCAGAGATGACACTTGCCTTAGATAAACGGATACCCGAACAAAAGTAA
- a CDS encoding replication initiation factor domain-containing protein, with protein sequence MSRTIIDYVSFSGTPLILERCKEMAKQRYAFADGSAKSAHPMATMREENKKIAYFGENLAQVLGCVDENDYANKDLYFSALNNALCDADLYIESDTSFHDSYQQLISNIGIDMLDVLCHGELESFLELLQEEISYDGNVWTVERRGGYSGYRYSAKLLCNGIQAGIVAWGAANFGFYVSFSGKGCTAISMERLHKALSQMAGTKLTRVDLALDDLEGNITIDEIKERYQDGMFITQGKPPCWGEFLGGTGASATDKRKCGFVPDKGHTFYVGDRNNGKLFRGYHKGAQLNSTEYPNWNRFEVQIGNRYRVIPLDIIVNPDPYFAGAYPALASLISEVQPVRISTVKLTFKTNLENAIKHARVQYGKLVNAMRLLYEDDSHVMEVLTRGFELNDIPDRINFPVGWEYHHQKTGELAHG encoded by the coding sequence ATGAGCCGCACTATCATCGACTATGTATCATTCTCTGGCACGCCTCTGATTCTTGAGCGTTGTAAAGAAATGGCCAAACAACGTTATGCCTTTGCTGATGGTTCCGCTAAGTCGGCTCACCCAATGGCTACTATGCGTGAAGAAAACAAGAAAATCGCCTATTTCGGTGAAAACTTGGCTCAAGTTCTCGGATGCGTAGATGAAAACGACTACGCCAATAAAGACCTGTACTTTTCGGCTCTTAATAACGCGTTATGTGATGCTGATTTGTATATCGAATCGGACACATCTTTCCATGACTCTTACCAACAGCTCATTTCAAACATTGGCATCGATATGTTGGACGTCCTTTGTCATGGTGAACTCGAATCATTTTTAGAGTTGTTACAGGAAGAAATTTCCTATGACGGCAACGTTTGGACGGTAGAACGTCGCGGTGGTTATTCCGGTTATCGCTACAGTGCAAAACTTCTTTGTAACGGTATCCAAGCTGGGATTGTTGCTTGGGGTGCGGCTAACTTTGGTTTCTATGTGTCGTTCTCTGGTAAAGGCTGCACCGCTATCAGCATGGAACGTTTACACAAGGCACTGTCTCAAATGGCTGGCACTAAGTTAACCCGTGTTGACTTGGCCCTAGATGACCTAGAAGGAAACATAACCATCGATGAAATCAAAGAACGTTATCAAGATGGCATGTTCATCACTCAAGGTAAACCGCCTTGTTGGGGTGAGTTCCTTGGCGGTACTGGCGCTAGTGCTACCGATAAGCGCAAATGTGGCTTTGTTCCTGATAAGGGCCATACATTTTATGTTGGCGACCGTAATAACGGAAAGTTGTTCCGTGGCTACCATAAAGGCGCTCAACTTAACTCTACGGAATACCCAAATTGGAATCGTTTCGAGGTTCAAATAGGCAACCGTTATCGCGTGATTCCTTTGGATATTATCGTCAATCCTGACCCTTATTTTGCAGGTGCTTATCCTGCCCTAGCCTCACTCATTTCTGAGGTGCAACCAGTTCGTATTTCTACGGTTAAGCTGACGTTTAAAACCAACCTAGAAAATGCAATCAAACATGCTCGCGTTCAATATGGCAAGCTCGTTAACGCTATGCGCTTGCTCTATGAAGATGACTCTCACGTGATGGAAGTTCTGACACGTGGGTTTGAATTAAACGACATTCCCGACCGAATAAACTTTCCAGTCGGCTGGGAATACCACCATCAAAAAACTGGAGAACTAGCTCATGGCTAA
- a CDS encoding DUF134 domain-containing protein, giving the protein MARPKLPRNICGRPTNSCFKPNGIPVSELEEIQLELDEFEALRLVDLEGMQQQVAAIEMGVSRQTLANLVKSARKKVIDCIVNSKALKM; this is encoded by the coding sequence ATGGCACGACCAAAGCTTCCTCGTAACATATGTGGTAGACCCACAAACTCTTGTTTTAAACCTAATGGCATTCCTGTATCTGAACTTGAAGAAATACAACTCGAACTAGACGAGTTCGAAGCATTACGGTTAGTCGATTTAGAAGGTATGCAGCAACAAGTAGCCGCTATTGAAATGGGTGTTTCAAGGCAAACATTAGCTAATCTTGTTAAGTCTGCACGAAAGAAAGTGATAGATTGTATTGTAAATAGTAAAGCTCTAAAAATGTGA
- a CDS encoding DUF3693 domain-containing protein yields MYQSKLLDAYKQAQNYVQDKQIAHDLNVNPSRICEMRKGKRYISDSEAVFLAENSGIDPEIALLGCHADRNENPHIKQLWETIAKKFNGHGLHLNSMAYVSLGTLASMPLIEHLQYALYVLC; encoded by the coding sequence ATGTACCAAAGTAAACTGTTAGATGCCTATAAACAGGCTCAAAACTACGTACAAGACAAGCAAATAGCACATGACTTAAACGTGAACCCGTCAAGAATCTGCGAAATGCGCAAAGGGAAACGTTATATATCTGATTCAGAAGCAGTTTTTCTAGCTGAAAACTCAGGAATTGACCCTGAGATAGCATTGTTAGGTTGTCACGCTGACCGCAATGAAAATCCGCACATCAAGCAGCTATGGGAAACCATCGCAAAAAAATTTAACGGGCATGGATTACATTTAAATTCAATGGCATACGTCAGTTTAGGAACGCTCGCCAGCATGCCTTTAATCGAGCACTTACAGTACGCATTATATGTGTTATGTTAA
- a CDS encoding NifB/NifX family molybdenum-iron cluster-binding protein, with protein sequence MNIVIPQTNNDCVSNHFSKAHSYVLLTESGQFISQYENIDQKCGQKRAFVQWLISHEVKCVYIKGIGQHSLKRLFNHGIKVFSLPRHCRDFSNIGPDVAASTELTNVSQGKVGRPKKEMNARTRGCKTMSATKEQQTTRNMMGIIKGLRRKNRECCHGCGR encoded by the coding sequence ATGAATATTGTCATTCCACAAACAAATAACGATTGTGTTTCTAATCACTTCTCAAAAGCACATAGCTATGTGTTATTAACTGAGTCGGGACAATTCATTTCACAATATGAAAATATTGATCAGAAATGCGGTCAAAAACGAGCATTTGTCCAGTGGCTTATTTCTCACGAGGTAAAGTGTGTTTACATAAAAGGTATAGGTCAACATTCATTAAAAAGGTTATTCAATCATGGAATTAAAGTATTTTCTCTTCCTAGACATTGCCGTGATTTTTCGAATATTGGGCCAGATGTAGCTGCCAGTACTGAACTTACTAACGTTTCGCAAGGAAAAGTAGGTAGACCTAAAAAAGAAATGAACGCGAGAACTCGTGGTTGTAAAACAATGAGTGCCACAAAAGAGCAACAAACAACTCGTAACATGATGGGAATCATTAAGGGATTACGTCGTAAAAATAGAGAGTGTTGCCATGGCTGCGGTCGTTAA
- a CDS encoding single-stranded DNA-binding protein, which translates to MSVCLIPNSDGFLAVTDTSLEDCGDSSGYIGITVDEYNTLSSYTQITAADAGSAFSFGFFAVFAVGYLSTYAIKIAIRLIRTI; encoded by the coding sequence ATGTCTGTTTGTTTGATACCTAATAGTGATGGATTTCTCGCAGTAACTGACACCTCCCTTGAGGACTGCGGTGATTCATCGGGTTATATCGGTATAACAGTCGATGAGTACAATACATTGTCGTCATACACACAGATTACCGCCGCCGATGCTGGCTCTGCGTTTAGCTTCGGTTTCTTCGCTGTCTTTGCAGTTGGCTACTTATCTACCTATGCAATCAAGATAGCTATTCGATTAATACGTACAATTTGA
- a CDS encoding LysR family transcriptional regulator has product MQSPITLEALHILDAIDRRGSFAAAANELNRAPSSLSYQIQKLEQDLDIMIFDRSGHKANFTEAGKLILERGRTILSATEKLVHDATVLANGWELDITLAFDGLIPINNFFPLVDALGNVSKTRIRLQEEILAGCWESLASDRADLLVCPRIDTLPQDVKAETLGKISTVWVAATSHYIHKRSGEFDEEARQKYRVIAIADTARDQPAMSVNILQKQPRLTVTNLNAKCQALVDGLGIGTLPECVAQPYIEAGSLQVIEGAQRTELDIIMAWRRNKIGEAKSWCIQYLKKHWKMK; this is encoded by the coding sequence GTGCAAAGTCCAATAACCTTAGAAGCATTACATATTCTCGATGCTATTGATCGTCGAGGTAGCTTTGCTGCTGCCGCTAATGAACTGAATCGTGCGCCAAGCTCATTGAGTTATCAAATACAAAAACTCGAACAAGATCTAGACATTATGATCTTTGACCGCTCAGGTCATAAAGCCAATTTTACTGAGGCAGGCAAGCTAATTTTGGAACGGGGCAGAACCATCCTATCTGCAACTGAAAAGTTAGTCCATGACGCAACAGTATTAGCCAACGGTTGGGAGCTAGATATCACCCTTGCTTTTGATGGCCTTATTCCCATCAACAATTTTTTCCCGTTGGTTGATGCATTGGGCAATGTCAGTAAAACCCGTATTCGTTTGCAGGAAGAAATTTTAGCCGGTTGCTGGGAATCATTGGCAAGTGATCGTGCCGATTTGTTAGTTTGCCCACGCATTGACACATTACCTCAAGATGTTAAGGCTGAAACGCTAGGTAAAATCTCGACAGTGTGGGTTGCCGCGACTAGCCATTATATTCATAAACGTAGTGGCGAATTTGACGAAGAAGCAAGACAAAAATATCGCGTGATTGCCATCGCTGATACAGCTCGAGACCAACCTGCCATGAGCGTGAATATTTTACAAAAACAACCTCGTTTGACTGTAACGAACTTAAACGCAAAATGCCAAGCGCTAGTTGATGGTCTCGGTATTGGTACTTTGCCAGAATGCGTTGCTCAACCCTATATTGAAGCGGGATCCCTGCAGGTTATTGAGGGCGCACAAAGAACAGAGCTTGATATCATCATGGCTTGGCGACGCAACAAAATCGGTGAAGCCAAATCATGGTGTATCCAATATTTGAAAAAACACTGGAAAATGAAGTAG
- a CDS encoding D-alanine--D-alanine ligase has protein sequence MAKTTILLLCGGCSSEHEVSLISANFIEQQLSQTAEFDVVRVEMKKDGWFLNSTTLVSLDTNTAILNGSEQSYKIDFVVPCIHGYPGETGDIQSMLELTGIPYLGCGPEASTNSFNKITSKLWYDALGIPNTPYVFLTDQSSESLTKAQQAFAQWGAVFVKAACQGSSVGCYKVTESENLASSIREAFKFSSQVLVEKAIKPRELEVAAYEMDGSVFITSPGEVIAPQDGFYTYEEKYSDHSHSHTVVEAEGLTQSQLDAIHDAATKAYQHMQLRHLSRIDFFLTENGEVYLNEINTFPGMTPISMFPKMLEHNGHKFAEFLAYCVKSSLTPKA, from the coding sequence ATGGCAAAAACAACAATTCTACTTTTGTGTGGCGGATGTTCATCTGAGCATGAAGTTTCGCTCATATCGGCAAATTTTATTGAACAGCAATTATCTCAAACTGCTGAGTTTGATGTTGTTCGAGTTGAAATGAAAAAAGACGGTTGGTTCTTAAATTCAACGACTTTGGTATCACTAGATACCAATACTGCTATTCTTAATGGCAGTGAACAATCTTACAAAATCGATTTTGTTGTTCCCTGTATACATGGTTATCCAGGTGAAACAGGCGATATCCAATCGATGTTAGAACTCACTGGAATCCCTTATTTAGGTTGCGGACCTGAAGCTAGCACCAATAGCTTCAACAAAATTACCTCAAAACTCTGGTATGACGCACTCGGAATACCTAACACCCCATACGTGTTCTTAACAGACCAGAGTTCAGAATCATTAACCAAGGCTCAACAAGCATTCGCTCAATGGGGAGCTGTGTTTGTTAAAGCAGCTTGTCAGGGATCGTCAGTAGGGTGCTATAAAGTCACTGAATCTGAGAATCTTGCATCAAGTATTCGTGAAGCATTTAAGTTTTCTTCACAAGTTTTAGTCGAAAAAGCCATTAAGCCTCGTGAGCTAGAAGTAGCCGCTTATGAAATGGATGGAAGCGTATTCATCACTTCTCCCGGAGAGGTGATTGCGCCACAAGACGGCTTCTACACGTATGAAGAAAAATACAGTGATCATAGCCATTCTCATACAGTGGTCGAAGCTGAAGGGTTAACCCAATCGCAACTTGATGCTATTCATGATGCTGCGACTAAAGCATACCAACATATGCAGCTTCGTCACTTATCACGCATAGATTTCTTTTTAACGGAAAACGGTGAAGTTTATCTCAATGAGATTAATACCTTTCCAGGTATGACGCCGATTTCCATGTTCCCGAAAATGTTAGAACATAATGGCCACAAGTTTGCTGAGTTCTTAGCTTATTGTGTAAAAAGTTCACTCACTCCCAAGGCTTAA
- a CDS encoding SPOR domain-containing protein codes for MKKIAIVGLSALLAACASENYSTDVTTESHREEFKVSPVSQPIVSQNGNVQGISEQNAAPRVIHAEVRQQPAAQKATNTVKITPPTAKQQASHMRFGYTIQVVAVGNQNKVDRFANILPKQGQPVWENYKVVNGTKWYTVLYGDFATRTEAAKAIQSLPAELKRLKPFVKSIDSIKNSDFPTMNKLN; via the coding sequence ATGAAAAAGATTGCAATAGTTGGTTTATCAGCCTTACTCGCTGCTTGTGCTTCAGAAAATTACTCAACTGATGTGACGACTGAGAGTCATCGTGAAGAGTTTAAGGTTTCGCCAGTTTCACAACCCATCGTCTCACAAAATGGGAATGTTCAAGGTATTTCAGAACAAAATGCAGCGCCTCGTGTTATTCACGCTGAAGTGCGTCAGCAACCAGCCGCTCAAAAAGCAACTAACACTGTGAAAATCACGCCACCGACCGCTAAGCAGCAGGCGTCTCACATGCGCTTTGGTTACACCATTCAAGTTGTCGCTGTCGGTAATCAAAACAAAGTAGACCGCTTTGCAAATATTTTGCCTAAACAAGGCCAGCCGGTATGGGAAAACTACAAGGTGGTAAATGGCACCAAGTGGTACACCGTTCTTTATGGTGATTTCGCCACACGCACCGAAGCAGCAAAAGCAATTCAATCACTACCTGCTGAGTTAAAACGGTTGAAACCATTTGTTAAGAGTATTGATTCAATCAAAAACTCAGATTTTCCAACAATGAATAAACTAAACTAG
- the yciH gene encoding stress response translation initiation inhibitor YciH, with the protein MSLVYSTEVGRIQPEPEKKSRPKGDGIVRIHKETKGRKGKGVSIIKGLDLDDAPLKLLAAELKKVCGCGGSVKEGNIEIQGDMRDKIKAHLEKKGHTVKLAGG; encoded by the coding sequence ATGAGTTTAGTTTATTCAACTGAAGTTGGTCGCATTCAACCTGAACCTGAAAAAAAATCTCGACCTAAAGGTGATGGTATTGTTCGCATTCATAAAGAGACCAAAGGTCGTAAAGGAAAAGGGGTCTCTATCATCAAAGGTCTCGATCTTGATGATGCGCCTCTAAAACTTCTCGCTGCGGAGTTAAAGAAAGTTTGTGGTTGTGGTGGCTCCGTAAAAGAAGGGAACATTGAAATTCAAGGTGATATGCGTGATAAAATTAAAGCTCATCTTGAAAAGAAGGGACATACAGTAAAATTAGCCGGCGGTTAA
- a CDS encoding tyrosine-type recombinase/integrase gives MKKFSLSVTDSEILKRNCLKLKHPITVDDFKFITNNHYAHSTCLAMTKDWNLFIEFCQLKHVAVMPASTTVVRLFLEHVARQRKYATVRRYSITISVMHQLCGQNDPTNHNQVRKVLMQLRLDKHGDEKQATTFTVVHLNELTKQMAHSDVIKDIRDLAIYYVMFECALKRGELKRMTADLITDHDTHLSVLLGDAQYQLSTNGSNALRNWLSVLDDDSGFIFRAINRHGTISDKALDDSSIYRIFRNAGERLGEPQLKFSGQSTRIGAVKELAKQGYKAKEIQKFGRWLSPAMPYQYLGDKNTAEQEKIKFLKIKPWE, from the coding sequence ATGAAAAAATTTTCATTATCGGTCACAGATTCAGAAATTTTGAAACGTAACTGTCTAAAACTTAAGCATCCGATCACCGTGGATGATTTTAAATTCATCACCAATAACCACTATGCTCACAGTACGTGTTTGGCAATGACAAAAGACTGGAATCTATTCATTGAATTTTGCCAATTAAAACATGTTGCGGTAATGCCCGCTTCTACGACGGTTGTGCGTTTATTTCTAGAACATGTCGCTCGTCAACGTAAATATGCAACTGTTCGCCGCTATTCTATTACCATTAGCGTCATGCATCAATTGTGTGGTCAAAATGATCCTACAAACCATAATCAAGTGCGTAAGGTATTGATGCAACTACGTTTAGATAAACATGGTGATGAAAAACAGGCCACAACCTTCACTGTTGTACATTTGAACGAATTAACAAAGCAAATGGCTCATTCTGATGTCATCAAAGATATTCGTGATTTAGCTATTTATTACGTAATGTTTGAATGTGCATTAAAACGAGGTGAGTTAAAACGGATGACTGCGGATCTTATCACCGACCACGATACTCATCTATCTGTGTTGCTTGGCGACGCTCAATACCAACTATCGACAAATGGCTCAAATGCATTGCGAAATTGGTTATCTGTGTTGGATGATGATTCCGGATTCATTTTTCGCGCGATTAATCGCCACGGAACAATTTCTGATAAAGCTCTCGATGACTCTTCCATCTATCGGATTTTTCGTAATGCTGGTGAACGATTAGGGGAACCGCAGCTAAAATTCTCAGGACAATCGACGCGCATTGGTGCGGTAAAAGAGTTAGCTAAACAGGGATATAAAGCCAAGGAGATTCAGAAGTTTGGGCGTTGGTTGAGCCCTGCTATGCCTTATCAATACTTAGGTGACAAAAACACAGCAGAGCAAGAGAAAATCAAGTTCCTAAAAATTAAGCCTTGGGAGTGA
- a CDS encoding PaaI family thioesterase, whose amino-acid sequence MAAVVNINTAINSIEKPNECRDVLELNLPFTQTAPLAVKSQYIIEEQFQGYKGILHGGIAATLLDTAMVSCLNQAGIMAMTVELTMRYHSTIHISDLVIIEASVEKERHRILHMTASLLVNDQCCVSAKAKFMRTG is encoded by the coding sequence ATGGCTGCGGTCGTTAATATTAATACTGCGATAAATTCAATTGAGAAACCTAACGAATGTAGAGACGTATTAGAGTTAAACTTGCCGTTTACTCAAACAGCACCATTAGCCGTTAAGTCTCAATATATTATCGAGGAACAATTTCAAGGCTATAAAGGGATCTTACATGGTGGAATCGCTGCAACATTACTCGATACCGCTATGGTCAGTTGCTTGAATCAAGCGGGCATTATGGCCATGACTGTTGAGTTGACCATGCGATATCACAGTACAATACACATTTCCGATCTCGTTATTATAGAAGCGAGCGTTGAAAAAGAACGCCATCGGATACTGCATATGACGGCTTCTTTACTGGTGAATGACCAATGCTGTGTATCTGCCAAAGCAAAATTTATGCGCACAGGGTAA
- a CDS encoding DUF3319 domain-containing protein, which produces MAVSSYRGFHLQSAPNSTDIWQAKIKQHVLTGSLAAVKKSIDWWCDTAKLIDPKEFESLSHKREDASSGAQEIFNGYTLKNDTGQPNEWYCFFNGRLIKGSKLAIQKHIEAYLVAKQKAEARQNQMKK; this is translated from the coding sequence ATGGCTGTGTCAAGTTACCGAGGCTTTCATCTTCAGTCGGCCCCGAACTCGACTGATATTTGGCAAGCTAAAATAAAGCAACACGTGTTAACTGGCAGTCTTGCTGCCGTGAAGAAAAGTATCGACTGGTGGTGTGACACTGCCAAACTTATCGATCCGAAAGAATTTGAATCTCTATCGCATAAACGGGAAGATGCTTCTAGTGGTGCTCAAGAGATTTTTAACGGCTACACTTTAAAAAACGATACTGGTCAGCCCAATGAATGGTATTGTTTTTTTAATGGTCGCCTTATTAAAGGATCAAAGTTAGCGATTCAAAAACACATTGAAGCTTATCTCGTTGCCAAACAAAAAGCGGAAGCGAGACAGAATCAAATGAAGAAGTAG
- a CDS encoding VSK receptor, translating into MWDWIVELFNDLLEFFYKLFLSLVDALKDLFAWVFDQIFDLIEVVISYIMTLFAPFDLSELTDSIPSTAAWVLSNIGLPNCLVLIATAIGIRLVLQLIPFTRLGS; encoded by the coding sequence ATGTGGGATTGGATAGTAGAATTATTTAATGACTTATTAGAGTTCTTCTATAAGTTATTTCTAAGTCTGGTAGATGCGCTTAAGGATTTATTTGCATGGGTATTCGACCAAATATTTGATTTAATCGAGGTCGTCATTAGTTATATTATGACGTTATTTGCTCCCTTTGATTTGTCTGAATTAACTGATTCTATACCTTCAACCGCTGCTTGGGTTCTGTCCAATATTGGACTGCCTAATTGCTTGGTATTGATAGCGACTGCCATTGGTATTCGTCTCGTTCTACAGTTGATTCCGTTCACAAGGTTGGGCTCATAA